In Leishmania braziliensis MHOM/BR/75/M2904 complete genome, chromosome 14, the sequence TGGCGAGGGAACGGAGGTTGTCACCTCAACTCGCCGGTTCATTCTCTTATATTCTTCGTGATGCACTCACACAGCAGCGTATCGATCAGGGATTCTTTAGGAGTTTTCTGTGCGGTTGACTGCGTTGCCCCTTTTCACTTGAGTGCACGTTGATTGTGACATTCTTCACCAGGCTGGATCTTCCGCTGAgcgtgcttctctttcgctcgtCCTCCCACTCACGACAGTCTCCGGAAGAGCGGCGGAGGAAGGTGAGTTGTTTAACGTTCGATGACCATTGCTACGAACGTTGTGTTCCATGCCGAGGTAACTTTATGTTGGAGTGGTCGATCGCTGAGGATGGCGCAACTCGTACAGACGGTTGCCAAGCTGTGGAGTCCTCGACAAGGTAGCagaaggcgaggaggcgtTGTGAAGTGATGCTGCCGGATGAgtacgcagcagcggcgagcacTGCTGCGTACCAGGTGAGGTAGCCCAGGTATGAGCGCAGGGGCAACGCCCAAGTCGCCATGCAGAGCGATACGTACCGCTACGGTACTCTCGACTGCGGTTCCCAACACGAACACCTCCATGTCGTGTCTGTTGTCTGCGTtcactgccgcggcggcaagAAGCTGTGAGGCACCACACGCGCCTTTGGATAAACGTGCTGATGGACTGCAGACAAGCCACGAGTAAGGACATGGGTCATACAATCTCTGGGGGTGTACAAGGGGTGGCTGGTGTGAGCCACAAGCGGGTCCCGTGGCTGGAGTACGTGCAAAAAGGCCTTCACCGACCTGCCATATATAACGaagggcgacgacgacggctACGCAAGAGCGCTGCAACCTCTAATCAGCTTGCGCCACCTGAGGAGCGGCTGGCGGGAGACCTCGGCAAGCATCGACGCTGAGCTCGAACGACAACGGCACCTCCCTCACCGTATCTAGCAGGGGGCGAGATGTGGGCAGCTGCGTTCACCTTCTTATCACTGACACCTTACGGGACAGCGGTGCACCGCAGGCAAGTGTGACAGGAGGACGTGCGATTCACGAAAAAGGCTCGAAAAGATACACGCCAGCTAACGCCACAGCGCATCTGCGCATAACGGGCGGCATCTCCTCTGTGCGACCGGGTTAGCTGATGAAACACCGGCGCCAGAAGAATGATGAGTGCAACCCGAATCCTACTGTCGAGCCCGTCAGGCTTCCATCTGGAGAGTCTCCACAGCATATATTATGCAATGCTGCCGCGGCTTGATGCGGCTGAGGGAGATGCATGGCATTACAGGCAGAGCACAAGGCCACAGAGAGCCCTGGCCTGAGGCTGTCCAACTTACTCTTGGAGCTCCCCAGGCATGTACTTGGACCGTCCACGGCTACCCGCGCGACAGATGCCACTGCCTCTGCCCTCGGGCAGGACCCTGAACTCAACCCGCTTGGATCGAGGCACGCAGTCTACACGAGTCTGTCTGGCGCTGATTACGCAGCACACATGCGAGGAAGGGACGAGGCAAGACATGGAGAGCCCGTTGGGCGCACGACCCGATCCGACTGCCGATGGATTGTCTGGGACGACCGGGATTTCGCCGTTGTGCGTCGGAGGCAGGTGGACTGTGGTGGTATGCGTACGTTGACTCACCTGCTCGTGGCGGAATGACACCTGCGAAAGGAAGCAAAAAGAGATATCTGTGGCGCGAGGCGTGTCTTTCCATTCACGCACCTCCCCGGCCCCCGCCGCAACTACTTGGCCCGAGTGTGCTCGGGGCGCTGCTTAACGCCAAGCGAAAAGTGTTGAGTTTTCTCAGGACAACACAAAACGTGTGCACGCGTATTTCGTGTGTACCTGTGCATGGTCACCTCCCCACTctccttgtctctctccaccATTCATGGCGCATGGCGGAACTGCCACTGGGCGTGTTTGCCTTCATCGgatcgctctttctctccaaGGCGCGCTTCCGTCACCAGTCCTGAGGAAATCGCGTTACGGAgagcgcgcagcacctcgtacAGTGTCACGAGCGCCACCCGCGCGCGCGGGTGCGTTGCCGTTTGTATGCGTGTAAGTGCAGAGGGAAccgttccccccccccccccaaaaaaaaaaaaacgtttAGCGCCGTTCACTGTCGCCCTATTTTGTTTGACCTGCGCTGCCCCTGCGCTCCACGGTTTCCACAACGACGGGGCACATGCAAAACATTCTCATTAACTTCCCTCTAGGGTTCActcacgcagctgcacagGCGCACCCCACTCACTTCCGCCGTCATCATGGACAAGTATACAAAAGTGAAAACCATTGGCAAGGGCAACATGGGCACCTGCACCCTTGCCCGCAACAACGAGGATGGCAAGTACTACGTCATTAAGCAGGTGGACCTCACGCGGATGAGCAAGAAGGACCGCCAGCAAAGCCTGAACGAGGCGCGTGTACTGAGCTCGCTGCGTCACCCGAACATCATCAACTATGTCGACAGCTTCCTCGCTCGCAAGTCCGACAACCTTTGTATTGTGATGGAGTATGCCGAAAGCGGCGACGTCTGCACGAGCCTAAAGAAGAACTGCGGCGTACACGTACCGGAGCGGCAAGTGCTGGACTGGCTCATTCAGCTGGTGCTGAGTCTCGACTACGTGCATCAGCGCAAGATCCTCCACCGCGATGTCAAGACGCAGAACATCTTCCTCACCAACGAAAACCTGATCAAGCTAGGCGACTTTGGCATTGCTCGCACACTGGCGAACACTTACGACCAAGCCCAAACGTTTGTTGGTACCCCTTACTACCTATCCCCTGAGCTGATTTTAGAGCAGCCCTATGACCACCGTAGCGATGTGTGGGCGCTAGGCGTCGTCTTGTACGAGATGTTGACGCTCCAACACCCTTTCAGCGCAAAGGACATGAAAggactgctgcagcgcatcctcGCTGTGCAGTACGACCCTTTGCCAACCATGTACAGCACCGAGTTGCGAGACATAGTGGCCCAGATGCTGGTGCGGGACCCAGGTGGACGGATGAAGCTGGAGGACATCTTGCAGCTACCGATTGTCCGTGAGCGCATCCAGCAGTGGCTGCAAGGGCCCGATGGGGTGCCGCAACACTACGTACGCTCCCTCTGCAAACACCACCTGCTGCCGGCCTCCATCGATGGAGCGACTGTCATGCCTTCCCCCAGGTCCGCCGCAAGGGCCGCCGCGGCCATGGCGCACAAAGAGTGGTGTGGCTCCTCTGAGGCCACCTCAGCCCACAGGAACttacgtgtgcgtgtcctcAACGACGCTGGAATGCGTCCGCTTGTGGCACCACGCAGGCACTactccaccccctccgcgGCCGTGGGTGCGTGTTCATCGAGTGCAGACAATGGCACCCCAGACCAAGTGCGGCCTTTCATAGCACCGTTGAAACCGTATAGCAACCTGCCGCAGGTGTATCTGCCCCAGCTGCCAGCCGTGCATCCACGGGCgcagagcaacaacaaagcTTCTACTCCTTCGCCACAACTCAGCTCACTTTTTACCACGCCGAACGGCGTGCGGTCTGCCGCACTGCGGAACTCTCGGCAGCAAAGCGAGCCTGTGTGCCAATCCTCTccagcgtcgctgccggtgcagcgACCTACCGCTCGCTCCAAGGCCGTCAGTAGGCCCTACGCACGTCCCTATGCGGCGCAGCCCCACCTGTTGTCATCGGCCGGTTACCTTCTCATGGCCAACCCACGTAGGAACCCGAGTGACGTGCGGTGCCAGCAAACCAGTAAGTCCTCAGGCCCCTACTTGAACCCTCTGTATTCTACGCCTCGCCAGATGGCACCTGCATACAGGCAGCTAactcctcccctttctccgcCGACCGACATTAAGGCTATGCTGCAccgcgccgtcgccgacTGTGCACGACGCCGACACGAATTCGCGTAGCAGTCACAGCGGCACCCTCgcgcagagaagcaaaacaaagGTCACCGAATGAGGGAATTGCTGCCTCGTGGGTTCTTTTAATATTCTGCAGGTGGGCCTACTAAagtgctctcctcctccagctcacTTCCTTCGTGGTGGATGTTGagcttgtgtgtgtatgtatgtgtgccaGTCTGGGCTGCCCTTGCCTTCCTTACCCACTTACTGTGTGGTTCATCTCTTCCACTTTGCAATGCttcccacccccctctctctttgtgtggTTGTGAGGTtatgccaccaccgcctcggtGCTTGTTGTTCCCtgttaccccccccccccccccctgtaCGATGTATGTAGCTTCAAACGCCACGGCACTGCTCCGCGTGGATAATCCTCgtcactaccaccaccattCCTCTTGTCCCCCCCTCTGTTTTcaccttcccctctttcccgtCACGAACACCTCACCCCCTCTGTACACTTGTGCTCTCAAGCGTctgttgttttctctctgctcGTCTGtctgcgcgtgtatgtgcgccCTTCTTTCCCATGGAGTCATTGGCCCCTTTGTGGCCTCTCTATCGTCGCGTCTGGCTTTGCGTCTTcatccgccaccaccccctacTCTCTCGTTCTCAATTCCCTTGCTTTCCCCTTTTGGGGTCttgagtgcgtgtgcgtctgcgtgtctccgcctctctgcgCGTATTGGTATAGGGGTGGCGGGAAGGCCTTCTTACTTTTGGCTCCGCTTTCCTCGCTTTTCGCTTCGTTCTGGAACACACAACGTATAACGGCTTGCGTGGTATGTGCGCAGGGTGCCCCTACATGTTGGTGGACTT encodes:
- a CDS encoding putative protein kinase, with the translated sequence MDKYTKVKTIGKGNMGTCTLARNNEDGKYYVIKQVDLTRMSKKDRQQSLNEARVLSSLRHPNIINYVDSFLARKSDNLCIVMEYAESGDVCTSLKKNCGVHVPERQVLDWLIQLVLSLDYVHQRKILHRDVKTQNIFLTNENLIKLGDFGIARTLANTYDQAQTFVGTPYYLSPELILEQPYDHRSDVWALGVVLYEMLTLQHPFSAKDMKGLLQRILAVQYDPLPTMYSTELRDIVAQMLVRDPGGRMKLEDILQLPIVRERIQQWLQGPDGVPQHYVRSLCKHHLLPASIDGATVMPSPRSAARAAAAMAHKEWCGSSEATSAHRNLRVRVLNDAGMRPLVAPRRHYSTPSAAVGACSSSADNGTPDQVRPFIAPLKPYSNLPQVYLPQLPAVHPRAQSNNKASTPSPQLSSLFTTPNGVRSAALRNSRQQSEPVCQSSPASLPVQRPTARSKAVSRPYARPYAAQPHLLSSAGYLLMANPRRNPSDVRCQQTSKSSGPYLNPLYSTPRQMAPAYRQLTPPLSPPTDIKAMLHRAVADCARRRHEFA